Proteins from a single region of Chryseobacterium sp. W4I1:
- a CDS encoding AraC family transcriptional regulator, protein MDHIRDLIEIELTELTEWKDRFRKNSFFELVFILNGKGIQSIEYKTCTYQKDDFFLLPYSKCHAYEITEPTTFLFIRFTEHYFKNLKNTEIDYLHWFSKLNYIIGFYDFNTGLYINNNKDKSQVKKLFEIIWLEKEQPTDYSETIIANTLSSILTIISSGLIAPNNFQKSNDDKFNDIIKYINQNIIDEHKLSILYLSDKFNISKKYFSEYFKRNSNESLKEYIQKTKLQIAINRIKYTQSSLQEIAWSLGFTDGSHLTKSLKKHFGLSPATLRKEKKQIL, encoded by the coding sequence ATGGATCATATACGGGACCTTATTGAAATTGAACTTACAGAACTTACAGAGTGGAAAGACAGGTTCCGCAAAAACAGTTTTTTTGAATTGGTATTTATTCTTAACGGAAAAGGCATTCAAAGTATAGAATATAAGACCTGTACTTATCAAAAAGATGATTTTTTCCTTTTACCCTATTCCAAATGTCATGCCTACGAAATTACAGAACCTACTACTTTTCTTTTTATCCGGTTTACCGAACATTATTTCAAAAACCTTAAAAATACGGAGATAGATTATTTACATTGGTTCAGTAAGCTCAATTATATCATCGGTTTTTATGATTTCAACACGGGACTTTATATCAATAATAATAAAGATAAAAGCCAGGTGAAAAAGTTATTTGAAATTATATGGCTTGAAAAAGAACAGCCGACAGATTATTCAGAAACTATAATAGCCAATACTCTATCATCCATTCTAACGATCATAAGTTCGGGACTCATTGCACCCAACAATTTTCAGAAATCAAATGATGATAAATTCAATGACATCATTAAGTATATTAATCAGAATATTATTGATGAACACAAATTATCCATATTATATCTCTCCGATAAATTCAACATTTCTAAAAAGTATTTCAGTGAATATTTTAAAAGGAATTCTAATGAATCACTAAAGGAATATATTCAAAAAACAAAACTACAGATCGCAATCAACAGGATAAAATATACCCAATCTTCTTTACAGGAAATTGCCTGGAGCCTGGGTTTTACAGATGGAAGCCATTTAACAAAATCTCTGAAAAAACATTTTGGATTAAGCCCAGCTACCCTACGGAAAGAAAAAAAACAAATTCTCTGA
- a CDS encoding carboxymuconolactone decarboxylase family protein has translation MDYKEISKKTVGHLYQAHTSIRNSEVDNKLIALAELRISQLNGCSYCCSFHANELREMGMESSLIDKIPGYKHSRSFDHKQILVLQWTDAVTHLTNDMETLLQELKQEFSEKEIVELTSSISLMNALNRLRISLGDPF, from the coding sequence ATGGATTACAAAGAGATTTCAAAAAAGACAGTAGGACACTTATATCAGGCACATACAAGCATCAGAAATTCTGAAGTTGATAATAAACTCATTGCATTGGCCGAATTGAGGATTTCCCAATTGAATGGATGCTCTTATTGCTGCAGCTTTCATGCTAATGAATTAAGAGAAATGGGAATGGAATCTTCATTAATTGATAAAATACCGGGTTACAAACACTCCAGATCATTTGATCATAAACAGATTTTGGTCTTACAATGGACTGATGCAGTGACCCATCTAACCAATGATATGGAAACTTTGCTTCAGGAATTAAAGCAAGAGTTTTCAGAAAAAGAAATTGTGGAATTAACGTCCAGTATTTCCTTAATGAATGCTTTAAATCGGTTAAGAATCAGTTTAGGAGATCCATTTTAG
- a CDS encoding phosphoheptose isomerase, with protein sequence MELEYKEHLSPILKDGVKNYLIDIDGTITDDVPNEEPERMVTCEPYPDALETVNKWYDEGHQICFFTSRTENLKQITIEWLDKHGFKYHSVLCGKPRGGNYHWIDNHLVRATRYKGKFTDLVEKQVTIEVFKED encoded by the coding sequence ATGGAATTAGAATACAAAGAGCATTTAAGTCCAATCCTTAAGGACGGGGTAAAAAATTATTTAATCGATATAGACGGTACCATTACAGACGATGTTCCGAACGAAGAACCGGAAAGAATGGTTACCTGTGAACCTTACCCGGATGCACTCGAAACAGTCAATAAATGGTATGACGAAGGGCATCAGATCTGTTTCTTCACTTCAAGAACAGAAAATCTGAAGCAGATTACCATCGAATGGCTGGATAAGCACGGCTTCAAATACCACAGCGTCCTCTGTGGAAAACCAAGAGGAGGCAATTATCACTGGATAGACAACCACCTGGTAAGAGCTACAAGATACAAAGGTAAATTTACAGACCTTGTAGAAAAGCAGGTAACTATTGAAGTTTTCAAAGAAGATTAA
- a CDS encoding D-2-hydroxyacid dehydrogenase: protein MKVLANDGLDQSGIDALAEKGFEVITAKVPQEFLVDYINEHKIRALLVRSATQVRKDIIDGCPSIEIIGRGGVGMDNIDVDYAREKGIHVINTPSASSESVAELVFAHLFSGARFLQDSNRKMPLVGDTEFASLKKAYTAGIELRGKTIGIVGMGRIGQEVARIALGLGMRVVAADNNVGKASIKVKFYNNQFINVDIETEPLQEVLKHSDFITLHVPAQKDGYMIGKNEFDIMKDGVAVVNCSRGGVIDESALIDALDSGKVKFAGLDVFINEPTPSKEILNHSKISLTPHTGASTMEAQDRIGLSLAEQISSILQIQ, encoded by the coding sequence ATGAAAGTTTTAGCAAATGACGGTCTGGATCAATCTGGAATTGATGCACTGGCTGAGAAAGGTTTTGAAGTGATCACTGCAAAAGTTCCGCAGGAGTTTTTGGTAGATTACATTAACGAGCATAAAATCCGTGCCCTGCTGGTAAGGAGTGCTACACAGGTAAGAAAAGATATTATTGACGGCTGCCCATCCATCGAAATTATTGGACGTGGCGGAGTAGGAATGGATAATATTGATGTAGACTATGCCAGAGAAAAAGGAATTCATGTGATCAATACTCCTTCTGCTTCTTCAGAATCTGTGGCTGAACTTGTTTTCGCACACTTATTTTCAGGAGCGCGATTCCTTCAGGATTCAAACAGAAAAATGCCTTTGGTAGGAGATACAGAATTTGCAAGCCTTAAAAAAGCCTATACGGCAGGAATTGAGCTAAGAGGTAAAACCATCGGGATTGTTGGGATGGGAAGAATAGGACAGGAAGTAGCCAGAATTGCTTTGGGTCTTGGTATGAGAGTAGTGGCAGCAGATAATAATGTAGGAAAGGCAAGCATTAAAGTGAAATTCTACAACAACCAGTTCATCAACGTAGATATTGAAACGGAGCCACTTCAGGAAGTATTGAAGCATTCAGACTTTATTACCCTTCACGTTCCGGCTCAGAAAGACGGTTATATGATCGGGAAAAACGAATTTGACATCATGAAAGACGGGGTAGCGGTAGTAAACTGCTCAAGAGGTGGTGTTATCGATGAATCCGCTTTGATTGATGCGTTGGATTCAGGGAAGGTGAAATTTGCAGGATTAGATGTTTTCATCAATGAACCTACACCTTCTAAAGAAATTCTAAACCACTCAAAAATTTCCCTGACTCCTCATACAGGAGCATCTACTATGGAAGCTCAGGACAGGATCGGGCTTTCTCTGGCAGAGCAGATCTCAAGCATTTTACAGATCCAGTAA
- the mscL gene encoding large conductance mechanosensitive channel protein MscL has protein sequence MGFVKEFRDFAFKGNVLDLAVGVIIGGAFGKIVSSLVEDVITPLLLNPALKAAGAENISKLSWNGVTYGNFLSAVISFLCIAMVLFWIIKGANKVVKREDAAPAGPTADQQLLTEIRDLLKSKNNI, from the coding sequence ATGGGATTTGTTAAAGAATTTAGAGATTTTGCTTTTAAGGGCAATGTGCTTGACCTGGCTGTCGGTGTGATCATCGGTGGAGCTTTCGGAAAAATTGTTTCTTCACTGGTAGAAGATGTGATTACTCCTTTGTTGCTGAACCCGGCATTAAAGGCTGCGGGTGCAGAAAATATTTCTAAACTTTCCTGGAATGGTGTTACTTATGGTAACTTCCTTTCTGCTGTGATCAGCTTCCTATGTATTGCCATGGTTCTTTTCTGGATCATCAAAGGGGCAAATAAAGTGGTAAAAAGAGAGGATGCCGCTCCTGCCGGACCTACTGCAGACCAACAATTGCTGACAGAGATCAGAGATCTTCTTAAAAGCAAGAATAATATATAA
- a CDS encoding NAD(P)H-hydrate dehydratase translates to MKIFTAEQIRQWDSFTISREPVSSIQLMERAVEALAGWISENCKNHKKIAIFCGNGNNGGDGLALARILYTKGFDTDVFVQNPKGKFSDDASVNLKRLRDLSGISVREFKEADHYNFDTKTIIIDALFGTGLSRPLKGVFKELVEVLNEENCIRISVDIPSGLPADHIFEDDTVIFKADYTLSFQCWKKSFLHPETGKYTGKVIILDIGLHKGYLQTQVTHDFVIDGKVVDSIFKPRQEFSHKGTYGKVTMAGGSYGKIGAAVLATRSAMKIGCGLTFILAPKCGYEILQISCPEAMFTEGGEECLEYFPVEEDMVYGIGPGMGTNEQTEKALLKFLKEYHNPLVLDADALNIIAKNQKNLDLIPKKSVITPHPKEFERLFGSTENSFERLKLAREKAAEFTIYIVLKDHHTQVITPQGKVFYNITGNAGLAKGGSGDILTGILTSLLAQGYYEENACILAVWLHGRAADLAAEKYSKESMLPTDVINEFGNVFEELNKRTTVKL, encoded by the coding sequence ATGAAAATTTTTACTGCAGAACAAATACGCCAGTGGGACAGTTTTACTATTTCCCGGGAGCCGGTTTCTTCTATACAACTTATGGAAAGAGCGGTGGAAGCATTGGCTGGCTGGATCTCTGAAAACTGTAAAAACCACAAAAAAATTGCAATATTCTGCGGTAATGGAAATAACGGTGGCGACGGACTGGCATTAGCGAGAATTCTTTACACGAAAGGCTTTGATACAGATGTTTTTGTTCAAAACCCTAAAGGGAAATTCTCAGACGATGCATCCGTCAATTTAAAAAGGCTTCGGGATCTTTCCGGAATTTCTGTCAGAGAATTCAAAGAAGCTGATCATTATAACTTTGATACAAAAACGATCATTATTGATGCTCTATTCGGTACAGGTTTATCACGGCCTTTAAAGGGAGTTTTCAAAGAGCTGGTTGAGGTTTTGAATGAAGAAAACTGTATCAGAATCTCTGTTGATATTCCTTCCGGGTTACCTGCGGACCACATATTTGAAGATGATACTGTTATTTTTAAAGCTGATTATACCCTCAGCTTTCAATGTTGGAAAAAAAGCTTTCTCCATCCTGAAACAGGAAAATATACCGGGAAAGTGATCATTCTCGATATAGGACTGCATAAAGGATACCTGCAGACACAGGTTACTCATGATTTTGTCATTGACGGAAAGGTTGTCGACAGTATTTTTAAACCCAGACAGGAATTTTCGCACAAAGGCACTTACGGAAAAGTGACCATGGCAGGCGGTAGTTATGGAAAGATAGGAGCAGCAGTATTGGCAACAAGGTCTGCCATGAAGATTGGATGCGGCCTTACTTTCATACTTGCTCCAAAATGCGGATATGAAATCCTGCAGATCTCCTGTCCGGAAGCCATGTTCACAGAAGGAGGGGAAGAATGCCTGGAATATTTCCCCGTTGAGGAAGATATGGTATATGGAATCGGTCCGGGAATGGGAACCAATGAGCAAACTGAAAAAGCACTTTTAAAATTTCTAAAAGAATATCATAACCCCTTAGTTTTAGATGCCGATGCACTGAATATTATTGCAAAAAATCAGAAAAATTTAGATTTGATTCCGAAAAAATCGGTCATCACTCCACATCCTAAAGAATTTGAAAGGTTGTTCGGAAGTACAGAGAATTCTTTTGAAAGATTGAAGCTTGCCCGTGAAAAGGCTGCAGAGTTTACTATTTATATCGTTTTAAAAGACCATCATACTCAGGTTATTACACCGCAGGGAAAAGTCTTTTACAATATTACCGGAAATGCAGGATTAGCAAAGGGAGGAAGCGGAGATATCCTTACAGGGATTCTTACTTCGTTGCTTGCCCAAGGTTATTATGAAGAGAATGCTTGTATTTTGGCAGTTTGGCTGCATGGCAGAGCTGCTGATCTCGCTGCGGAAAAATATTCCAAAGAGTCTATGCTTCCTACAGATGTAATCAATGAGTTTGGGAATGTCTTTGAAGAATTAAATAAAAGAACGACTGTAAAATTGTAA
- the lgt gene encoding prolipoprotein diacylglyceryl transferase, translating to METPFKIWDPSKGIQLGPVTLHFYSLMFVFAFGFGYILMLKIFKIDNVNQKYLEPLFTWTLIGTILGARLGHVIFYQPELFKEDFWSVFLPISTKNGLKFTGFSGLASHGATIALIFTTLYYSFKIIKKNPFWVYDRIGIVVALGGAFVRIGNFFNSEILGKAADPNSPFALLFPQQSNEYGPTVPRYPGQLFEAIGYLCLFFLLWILYRKTNKKYQQGWLFGLFFIILWAIRFFVEFLKEPQGDEFIHIGGLNTGQVLSIPFMIAGVVIMIISKKFKITEEENGKPE from the coding sequence TTGGAAACTCCGTTCAAGATCTGGGACCCTTCAAAAGGTATCCAGCTGGGACCGGTTACGCTGCATTTTTACAGTCTGATGTTTGTATTTGCCTTCGGTTTTGGTTATATTTTGATGTTGAAGATCTTCAAAATAGACAATGTAAACCAGAAGTATCTGGAACCGCTTTTCACATGGACACTGATCGGAACTATTTTAGGAGCTCGACTAGGTCACGTTATCTTTTACCAGCCGGAATTGTTTAAAGAAGACTTCTGGAGTGTATTTTTACCGATAAGCACCAAAAATGGCCTGAAATTCACAGGGTTTTCAGGACTGGCCAGTCATGGCGCTACCATCGCACTGATCTTCACTACTTTATATTATTCATTTAAAATTATTAAGAAAAATCCTTTCTGGGTTTATGATAGAATCGGAATTGTGGTTGCATTGGGTGGCGCATTTGTAAGAATAGGTAATTTTTTCAATTCTGAAATTCTTGGCAAAGCGGCTGATCCTAATTCTCCATTTGCCCTACTTTTCCCACAGCAGAGCAATGAATATGGTCCTACGGTTCCCCGTTATCCAGGACAGCTTTTTGAAGCTATTGGTTATTTATGTCTTTTTTTTCTATTATGGATCTTATATAGAAAAACAAATAAGAAATACCAGCAAGGGTGGCTTTTCGGCTTGTTCTTTATTATTCTTTGGGCGATCAGATTCTTTGTAGAATTCCTGAAAGAGCCTCAGGGAGACGAATTTATTCACATAGGAGGATTGAATACGGGGCAGGTGCTTTCTATTCCGTTTATGATTGCAGGAGTGGTTATAATGATTATTTCAAAGAAATTCAAGATCACGGAGGAAGAAAACGGGAAACCGGAATAA
- the yidD gene encoding membrane protein insertion efficiency factor YidD produces MKLTFNKIISFPLVILIRFYQWFISPLLPKNCRYEPTCSHYMVEALQVHGIFKGLWMGVKRISKCHPWGGSGYDPVPPKK; encoded by the coding sequence TTGAAACTCACATTCAATAAAATCATTAGTTTTCCTTTGGTAATTTTGATCAGATTTTACCAGTGGTTCATCTCGCCTTTACTTCCCAAAAACTGCCGTTACGAACCCACATGCTCTCATTATATGGTGGAAGCATTACAGGTACACGGTATTTTCAAAGGATTGTGGATGGGGGTAAAAAGAATTTCAAAATGTCATCCCTGGGGAGGTAGCGGCTACGACCCTGTTCCACCTAAAAAATAA
- a CDS encoding replication-associated recombination protein A, translating to MSQNIPLAEKLRPKTLEEVLGQEHLTGEKGTIRKMIENNALNSLILWGPPGTGKTTLAEIISEKSGRKFYKLSAVSSGVKDVRDVIEDAKKQNLFSGKSPILFIDEIHRFNKSQQDSLLHAVEKGWIVLIGATTENPSFEVVSALLSRSQVYILKALSYEKLEELIDTASERYNKDEGTDFKILEKEAFIQYSGGDARKLINSVELVLNQYMNSDKKEISNTDVLDILQETMALYDKNGEQHYDIISAFIKSMRGGDPNGAVYWLARMIAGGEDIKFIARRMLILAAEDIGLANPNALVIANNCFQAVNVIGNPESRIILSETAVYLAVSPKSNSTYMAINEALALVKKTGNLPVPLHLRNAPTKLMKDLDYGKEYKYAHSYEGNFVDQDFLPEEIKNIKLYQPGNNATEKKIYEELKKKWNDRY from the coding sequence TTGAGCCAAAATATTCCACTAGCAGAAAAATTAAGACCCAAAACCCTGGAAGAAGTTCTTGGGCAGGAACATCTTACCGGAGAAAAAGGCACGATCAGAAAAATGATCGAAAATAATGCGCTGAATTCTCTCATCCTTTGGGGTCCACCAGGTACAGGAAAAACCACGTTGGCCGAAATTATTTCTGAAAAATCTGGACGGAAGTTCTACAAGCTTTCCGCCGTTTCTTCAGGAGTAAAAGATGTACGTGATGTAATAGAGGATGCCAAAAAACAGAATTTGTTCTCTGGGAAATCTCCTATTTTATTTATTGATGAAATTCACCGCTTCAATAAATCCCAGCAGGACTCATTGCTGCATGCTGTAGAGAAAGGATGGATTGTTTTAATTGGTGCCACCACAGAAAACCCTAGTTTTGAAGTAGTGTCTGCCCTTTTGTCAAGAAGTCAGGTGTATATCCTGAAGGCATTGAGCTATGAAAAACTGGAAGAATTAATTGATACTGCTTCGGAAAGATATAATAAAGATGAGGGAACCGATTTTAAAATTTTAGAAAAGGAAGCTTTCATACAGTACTCAGGCGGTGACGCAAGGAAACTGATCAATTCTGTTGAACTTGTCCTTAACCAGTACATGAATTCAGATAAAAAAGAGATCAGCAATACTGATGTTCTGGATATACTGCAGGAAACCATGGCACTCTACGATAAAAACGGAGAGCAGCATTATGATATTATTTCAGCCTTTATAAAATCTATGAGAGGAGGAGACCCAAACGGTGCGGTATACTGGCTGGCGAGGATGATCGCTGGAGGTGAGGATATTAAATTTATTGCAAGGAGAATGCTTATTCTTGCTGCTGAAGATATAGGTCTGGCTAATCCCAATGCGCTGGTGATTGCCAATAACTGTTTCCAGGCTGTTAATGTCATAGGAAACCCCGAATCCAGGATTATCTTAAGTGAAACAGCAGTTTACCTCGCGGTTTCCCCTAAAAGCAATTCTACATACATGGCGATCAACGAAGCGCTTGCATTGGTAAAAAAGACCGGAAACCTTCCTGTGCCATTACACCTTAGAAATGCACCAACCAAACTGATGAAAGATCTGGATTATGGTAAAGAATACAAATATGCTCATTCCTATGAGGGAAATTTTGTAGATCAGGATTTTCTGCCTGAAGAAATTAAAAATATAAAACTTTACCAGCCGGGAAACAATGCTACAGAAAAAAAGATCTATGAAGAGCTTAAGAAAAAATGGAATGACAGATATTAA
- a CDS encoding succinate dehydrogenase cytochrome b subunit — protein sequence MLKNIFKSSIGRKILMALSGLFLISFLIVHASVNALIFFNDKGKTFTIGAHFMATNPIIRTIEIILIFGFIIHIVQGLILWRKNRKARSIGYIYKDNAPGVKWYSKSMTLLGTLILLFLVIHTQNFWIPNRIHQFQYGEELPLYEMLIEKFQSPVEVVIYLIGCFSLGWHLLHGFQSAFRSLGLSHEKYNPLILKSSYGFAIIISSTLAIMPVSIYLGWIT from the coding sequence ATGTTAAAAAATATATTTAAAAGCTCTATCGGCAGGAAAATCCTAATGGCATTAAGCGGCTTATTCCTGATAAGTTTTCTTATTGTACACGCCTCAGTCAATGCGCTCATTTTCTTTAACGACAAAGGTAAGACATTTACTATTGGAGCACATTTTATGGCTACAAACCCTATCATCAGAACTATTGAAATTATTCTGATCTTTGGCTTTATCATCCATATCGTTCAGGGGCTTATTCTTTGGAGAAAGAACAGAAAAGCCCGGTCGATTGGATATATCTATAAAGACAATGCACCAGGCGTTAAATGGTATAGCAAAAGTATGACTTTACTGGGCACTTTGATCCTGCTATTCTTAGTTATTCATACTCAAAATTTTTGGATTCCTAATCGAATTCATCAGTTTCAATATGGAGAAGAACTTCCGTTATATGAAATGCTTATTGAAAAATTTCAAAGTCCTGTTGAGGTAGTGATTTATCTGATAGGATGCTTCTCCCTTGGCTGGCATTTGTTGCATGGCTTTCAAAGCGCATTCCGTTCTCTAGGGCTTAGTCATGAAAAATACAACCCCTTGATTCTGAAATCATCCTATGGTTTTGCGATAATCATATCTTCAACTTTAGCCATAATGCCTGTTTCTATTTATTTAGGATGGATAACATAA
- a CDS encoding bestrophin family protein: MYIGKSYTLIEFVTWTKGRIYTLLLFGFIPICLYHLFGIKWVAIPWSVIAMLGTATAFILGFKNNLSYSRSLEAQNVWTSIVSNSRAWGLVSKDYLQNNSEISKSLIYTHIAWVTALRYSMREPKSWESTNKKNNVKYRKRFTIPEQQTCLEDELAKYLVPEELQKVLKAKNISTYILSLQGLTLKSIYEKQEINVTQFVDMEKSIKEFYNLQGKSEQIKNSPFPRQYNIINNLLIQSFSFLLPYGLLIDFNKLNESVSGFMKGNMIWLIIPFSCLISWLYSSIAQVGENTENPFEGGANDVPISQISFQLEAELREMLGEVNLTDFDTSQNNIIL; the protein is encoded by the coding sequence ATGTATATTGGTAAATCATATACCCTCATTGAATTTGTAACATGGACTAAAGGAAGAATTTATACGCTGCTCCTGTTTGGTTTTATTCCAATATGCCTGTATCATTTATTCGGAATAAAATGGGTGGCAATTCCCTGGTCTGTCATTGCAATGCTGGGAACAGCTACGGCATTTATTTTAGGATTCAAAAACAATCTAAGTTATAGTCGGTCTTTAGAAGCTCAAAATGTATGGACTTCTATTGTATCAAATAGCCGTGCCTGGGGTTTGGTAAGTAAAGATTATTTACAGAATAATAGTGAAATTTCAAAATCTCTTATTTATACTCATATAGCCTGGGTGACTGCCTTACGTTATAGTATGAGGGAACCCAAAAGTTGGGAATCAACAAATAAAAAAAACAATGTAAAATATCGTAAACGCTTTACGATTCCTGAACAACAAACATGTCTTGAAGATGAGTTAGCTAAATATCTAGTGCCTGAAGAGCTACAGAAAGTTCTCAAAGCAAAAAATATTTCAACGTACATTTTGAGTTTGCAAGGTTTGACACTGAAATCTATTTATGAAAAACAGGAAATCAATGTGACACAATTTGTTGATATGGAAAAATCAATAAAAGAGTTTTACAATCTGCAGGGAAAAAGTGAGCAGATAAAAAATTCTCCATTTCCCCGCCAGTATAATATTATTAATAATCTGCTAATTCAATCGTTTTCATTCCTATTGCCGTATGGATTACTGATAGATTTCAACAAGCTAAATGAAAGTGTCAGTGGGTTTATGAAAGGGAATATGATCTGGCTGATCATTCCTTTCAGCTGCTTAATTTCCTGGTTATATTCTTCTATAGCGCAAGTGGGTGAAAATACTGAAAATCCATTTGAAGGAGGTGCCAATGATGTTCCCATATCTCAAATTAGCTTTCAATTAGAAGCCGAATTGAGAGAAATGCTGGGAGAAGTGAATTTAACGGATTTTGATACAAGTCAAAACAATATTATCTTATAA
- a CDS encoding SDR family oxidoreductase, with the protein MKIVIIGGTGLIGSQVVNLLKNEHEVIAASPNTGVNTITGEGLEEALKDANIVIDVSNSPSFDDEPVMNFFKTSNLNLLPAEKRAGVQHHIALSVVGTDQLQESGYFRAKQVQENLIKESGIPFTIVHATQFFEFAGGIVAASTSEGKVKLSDAFIQPIASADVAAFLAKTATAKPANKILEIGGPERFQIDEWIKQYILSTQKSLEVETDVNAPYSGAILKKTTLTPENPVYLGTTEYKTWIVKPENKR; encoded by the coding sequence ATGAAAATCGTAATCATTGGAGGTACCGGACTTATCGGCAGCCAGGTAGTAAACCTGTTAAAAAATGAGCATGAGGTAATTGCTGCATCACCTAATACGGGCGTAAACACGATTACCGGAGAGGGACTTGAAGAGGCTCTTAAAGATGCAAATATTGTTATTGATGTTTCCAACTCACCATCATTTGATGATGAGCCAGTAATGAATTTTTTCAAAACCTCAAATCTAAATTTACTTCCGGCGGAAAAAAGAGCCGGTGTACAGCATCACATCGCCTTATCTGTTGTTGGGACTGATCAATTACAAGAAAGCGGATATTTTCGTGCCAAGCAAGTTCAGGAGAATTTAATTAAAGAATCAGGCATCCCTTTTACCATTGTACACGCTACTCAATTTTTTGAATTTGCGGGTGGTATTGTGGCAGCGAGTACATCAGAAGGAAAGGTAAAACTTTCGGATGCATTTATCCAGCCTATTGCGAGCGCTGATGTTGCAGCATTTCTTGCCAAGACAGCAACAGCAAAACCTGCCAATAAAATTCTTGAAATAGGCGGGCCTGAAAGATTCCAGATAGATGAGTGGATAAAACAATACATCCTGTCAACCCAAAAATCTCTGGAAGTTGAAACAGATGTTAATGCACCCTATTCAGGCGCAATACTGAAAAAGACAACACTTACTCCCGAAAATCCTGTGTATTTGGGAACTACGGAATATAAGACCTGGATTGTCAAACCTGAAAACAAACGTTGA